Proteins from a single region of Hordeum vulgare subsp. vulgare chromosome 6H, MorexV3_pseudomolecules_assembly, whole genome shotgun sequence:
- the LOC123401209 gene encoding U4/U6.U5 small nuclear ribonucleoprotein 27 kDa protein, with translation MSDRRRDKERPRERGGYDQPRERDHDGHRDAERHRDSHRDRDRDRDRDVDRHRDRDRGQDKERDRDRDYRRARKRSRSRSPSPSADRDRSRRRRSHSHSHRSRSPDAGRHKRRREGSPVADPKEDRKPDLPSAPKAAEEAAPVGDGDVDAEEMEMMKMMGIPVGFDSTKGKYVPGADVSGVRAVTKRQPRQYMNRRGGFNRPLPPEVNR, from the coding sequence ATGTCCGACCGCCGCCGCGACAAGGAGAGGCCCCGCGAGCGCGGCGGCTACGACCAGCCGCGGGAGCGCGACCACGACGGCCACCGCGACGCCGAACGCCACCGCGACAGCCACCGGGACCGGGACCGGGACCGGGACCGGGACGTCGACCGCCACCGCGACCGGGACCGCGGCCAGGACAAGGAGCGGGACCGGGACCGGGACTACCGCCGCGCCCGGAAGcgctcccgctcccgctcccCCTCCCCCTCGGCCGACAGGGAccgctcccgccgccgccgctcccactCCCACTCCCACCGCTCCCGCTCCCCCGACGCCGGCCGCCACAAGCGCCGCCGCGAGGGGTCGCCCGTCGCCGACCCGAAGGAGGACAGGAAGCCGGACCTCCCCTCCGCCCCCAAGGCCGCCGAGGAGGCCGCCCCGGTGGGCGACGGGGACGTGGACGCCGAGGAGatggagatgatgaagatgatggggATCCCCGTCGGGTTCGACTCCACCAAGGGCAAGTATGTCCCCGGCGCCGACGTCAGCGGCGTGCGCGCCGTCACCAAGCGCCAGCCGCGGCAGTACATGAACCGCAGGGGCGGGTTCAACCGCCCCCTGCCGCCCGAGGTCAACCGCTGA